The sequence GGTTCGACGCGGTTTGATTTCACGAACTATTTCGCCGTCGTGCCATCGCACAAACTCGAGACGTTGCTCTGGGCCGAGGCCGACCGGATGCGCGGACTCGATATCACGGACGAGAATCTCAAAAACCAGCAAGGCGTCGTCAGCAACGAAGTCATCGTCAACGTCCTGAACCAACCGTATGGCACGTTTCCGTGGATCGACCTGCCGATGGCGGCTTTTCAGAACTGGTACAACTCGCACAACTTTTACGGCGAGCTGAAAGACATCGAAGCCGCAACGCTCGGCGATTCGAAGACATTCTTCGACAAGTATTACTCGCCGAAGAACGCCGTGCTCGTGGTCGTGGGCGACTTCGACGAACCGGAAGCGAAGCAGTTCGTCAGCAAGTATTTCGCCAACATTCCGGCCCAGGCACCGGACGCTTTGCCGGACATTTCCGAACCGCGCCAGGAAGCGGAGCGGACGGTTTCGAGGACCGACAAACTCGCGAACAAGCCGGCGGTCGCCTTCGGTTACCAAATGCCGAAGCGCGGGACGCCCGAGTATTTCGCGATGGGCCTGATTGACCAGATCATGCTTCAGGGCGAGGACAGTCTGATCCACCAGGAATTCGTCAAGAAAAAAGGCTACGCCGGCGGTGTCGGCGGCGGCATCAACGCGTACCTCGGAAATATGTTCAACTACAACGGACCGATGCTGTTCGCGATGGATATGATCCACGATGACAAGTATACGGCCGACGAGATAAAGGCATCGCTCGACGAGGTCGTCAGGCAATTGCAGACGCAACCCGTCGCTCAGAAGGACATCGACCGCGCGATCGTCAAACTTCGTTCAGGACTCTACGACACGCTCCAGCAGTTCGGAGGTTTCGGCCGCGCGGACCTGCTGGCGTCGTTCGCGCTTTTCGACGACCGTCCGCAGAACATCAATCAGATCGAGGCGAATTTCCGAAAGGTTACACCGGCCCTGATACAAAAAACGGCGCGTGAGTATCTGCGCAGCACGAACCGTACGGTCGTGATCGTCAATCCGGAGACGAAAGGAGGAAAGAATGACTGATTTTGGATTTTCGATTTTGGATCTTGGATTGAGATTCCGTATGCGTTTTTGCCTTTCGGCGGCGATGGTCTTTTTGGCCGCGTCGGCCGTGTTCGCGCAGAAAGAAACGCCGCCGGTTGGCGGGCAGCCGAAACCGTTCGTCTTTCCGGCGCAGGAGAATTTCACGTTGCCGAACGGAATGAAGGTGACGCTCGTGCAGTATGGTTCGGTGCCGAAGGTCGCGATCCAGGCTTACATCTACACCGGCACGAAGGATGACTCGAAGGGCAAAAAAGGCGTTTCGCAGACGACGGCCGATATGCTCAAAGAAGGAACGAAGACGCGCACTTCCGAGGAGATCGCGCGGTCAATGGCCGAGATGGGCGGAAGTTTGAACGTCGGCGCCGGTACGGACAATACGGTCATCGGCGGCGAAGTTCTTTCGGAATTCGACGTCCGTTTCCTGACGCTCGTTTCCGACGTCATTATGAATCCGAATTTCAGAGCCGGGGACCTTGAGCGTTTGCGCGCCAACAAATTGCGCCAACTCGCCGTTGCGAGCACGCAGGCACAGAACGTCGCGTGGGAAAGATTCCGCGAGATGATCTTCCCGGATCACCCGTACGGGCAGGTTAATCCGACCGACTCCGAAGTCAAATCTTACACGCTCGATGACATTCGCAACTTCCATCTCGCGAATTACGGCGCGGCGCGGACGCATCTCTACATCGTCGGCAAATTCAACGCTGCCGCCGTCCGCAACATCGTCGAAAAGGCGTTTTCGGGCTGGAAAGCCGGGGCGAAGCAAGAACGGAACCCGCCGAAGACGGCGGTCAAACGATCCTTCGCCAAGGTCGATCGGCCGGGCGCGCAGCAGTCGACGCTTTATGTCGGAATGCCGGCGCCGGATCAGTCGGACCCGGACTACGTGAAGTTCGTCGTGATGGACTCGATCCTTGGCGGCGCCTTCGGTTCGCGCATCACGTCGAACATCCGCGAGGACAAAGGCTACACGTATTCACCGGGCAGCGCCGTCTGGACCCGTTACAAAACCGGTTACTGGTACGAATCGGCCGATGTAAAGACCGAGAATACGGGCGATTCGATCAAGGAAATTCTTTTCGAGGTCAACCGTATGCGGACCGAGCCCGTCAGCGAAGCCGAACTTCAAGGCATCAAGAACAATATGGTCGGGATCTACGTGCTGCAGAATTCGTCCCGTTTCGGCGTCATCGGACAGCTCGAAACGATGAATTATCACGAACTGCCGAAGAGCTTCATCGACGACTATGTCAAACGGGTCGTCTCGGTCACCGCCGCGGACGTTCAGGCGATGGCGAAAAAGTACCTGACTGAGGACAGGATGACGATCGTCGTTGTCGGCGATCTAGCGAAGGTGAACGATCAGCTGAAACCGTACGAGTAGGAACAGGACACAGTGCAAAGTGCAAAGGAGTGCATAGTGCAAAGGAGTGCATAGTGCATAGTGCAAAGTGCAGAGTGGAGAAGTGCAGAGTGCAGAGTGAAAGATCATTCGCTTTGCACTATGCACTATGCACTATGCACTATGCACTTTGCACTTTGCACTATTTTCAGATCTTGAATCCGCCGCGGGTCAGCATTGATTCGAAGGTCGTCTTATCGACGGCCTTGATGTAGGCGTCGCGGGGTTCGACGAGGCCGTTTTGGACGTGCGCGAAGAGCGCGTCGTTGAGCATCACCATTCCGTGGTTCTTGCCGGTTTGCATCGCCGACGGGATCTGGAAAGTCTTGCCTTCGCGGATCAGGTTCGAGATCGCCGGCGTGACGATCAGAACTTCGAGCGCCGCGACGCGACCGCCGCCTTTTTTCGGCAGCAGTGTTTGGGCGATAACTCCTTTCAGCGACTCAGACAGCATCACGCGGATCTGCTGCTGGCGGTCGGCCGGGAACTGGTCGATGATGCGGTCGACCGTCGAAGCGGCGGTCGTCGTATGCAGCGTTCCAAAGACGAGATGACCCGTTTCGGCGGTCTCGATGGCGATCGAGATCGTTTCGAGATCGCGCATTTCGCCGACCAGCAGAATATCCGGATCTTCACGCAGGGCGGCCCGCAGCGCATTCTTGAAACTGTCGGTGTGGTTGTGGACCTCGCGCTGGTTGACGAGGCACTGTTGGTTTTCGTGTACAAACTCGATCGGGTCCTCGATCGTGATGATATGGTCGTCGCGCTGTTTGTTGATGTGATCGACCATCGCGCAAAGGGTCGTCGACTTACCCGATCCGGTCGGGCCGGTAACGACGACCAGTCCCTTCGAAAGCTCGCAAAGATTCATTATCGCCGGCGAGAGCCCGAGTTGCTGGGCAGTGAGGATCTTGGTCGGAATGATGCGGAACACTCCGCCCATTCCCTTGCGGTCCATAAAGATGTTGGCGCGGAATCGCGCGAGGCCCGGGATTTCGTAGGCAAAGTCGGTATCGTTTCGCTCCGAGAATTCTTCCTGGTTCTTCGACGGCATTATCGAGGTCAGCAGTTCGCGCGCCGATTCGGATGTGAGCGTCTGTTCGTTTGACGGCAGGACCTTCATTTTGCCGTCTTTACGCACCATCGGCGGCATCGAAACGCTCATATGAAGATCGGATGCGCCGATCTCCGACATCGCGTGAAACAACGCGTCCATCCGCGCCTTTGCCCGCGGGTTTGCCACTGCCGGTTCGAACGCCGCTTCCGCCGGCTGAAACGAAGGGGCCGGGACGAAATGTTGTTGCGGTACGAACTGTTGCGGCGGCGCAAACTGTTGTTGCGGAATAAATTGCTCGGGCGGCGAAGCGAACTGCTGGGGCGCAGACGGCGTGAACGTCGGCGAAAATTCCTGGGGCATTTGGATTTCCTCGAACTGACTTGGCGAAGTCGGCTGCGATTGATTGAATGTTTGAAATGCCGGCGCGACGTATTCGTTCGATTCAAACTCCTGGCGTTTCGCGGGCGGTTCGTAAGTCGAACTGCTCGAGAACGTCGTTTGAAACTCCGGATCGTTGACCGGGACAACTTCTATTTCGGGCTGTCCGTTGCCATAGGATTCGCCGTAGGATGACGTTTCAAATGGCTGCGCATCGGGAATTATCTCGGGCGAGAACTCGGAGGCGGTGAATTCAGAGTTCGCCTCGTATGCGGCCGCCGCACTCTCGAATTCGTACGCGGGCGGCTGGGTCGGCGTCGAATAGGTTACCTGGATTTCGGGCGTCGACGGCAGTGCGGACGGCGTTTCGAGGATGCCTTCGAGGGCCTGTTTTTCGAGCGGTTCATTGATCAACGGGCGAACCGTGACGATAAATCCGGCGGGCGACTTTTTCACGTTAAAGTTGAAGCGGCCGAGGTTGTGCGGGTGAACGAACTCGATCTCGTTCTGGTTCGGCAACTGCATCTTGACTTCGGTCGGGATCAGCGGAAAGACCATCATACTGATCTGCGTGCCGAGAAGCGGCGCGTTGCCGACATCGGAATCGCCATTGACCGAAACGAGATACGGATTTCGGTTCGGTTCAAGTTTCAGCTCGTAGCTGCAGGTCGAAAGCAGGCTTTGAAGATACTCGTGCAACTTTTCCATAGAATTTGCGGAGACGTTTTGATAGAAGCGTGGGGCGACTGAGTCTAGTTAGGATGGCAAAATTCGCCACAAAGAGAATAACATTCATCAACATTGTTTGTCACCAGTTTTTTGTTCTCGCAATCGGCAGGAAGGAAGATTTGCGATTCTCAATTCTATTTTGAATTTGCATTGGGCTTCGTGATTAAAGGGAAATCGGGAAGTGACCGGGGAAGTTTCGATCCGCAGTGTGTGAACAGCGCAATACATTGCGATCGCAAATCGCAAATTGGGAGCTTTGAAATTCCGGCTTGAAGGAAATCGGCGGCAGTTTAACCACAGATGAACACGGATCGGCGGGATAGGCGCCGAATTGGGCTCAAATTATCGTTTTCATCCCGACCCATCCGTGTTCATCTGTGTCAAGAACGGCCTGTAGCATATAAGAAACAAATCGCTTTTCGTACAGAACACAGATTGGCGGGATGGGGCGGATTTGTTTCATCCAATGGAGACAGAAGAGGATTTCAAGCAACGCTCAGTTCGAGGCATTCATTCGATCTATCCGTGTTCTGTCAGAAACGGCGCCCGGATCGCCGTTGACCAGGTTTTTCAAAGCTCCCAAATCGCAAATCTCAAATTGAAAATCGCAAATCTCAGGGCGCCGAAAAGGAAAGGACCGCAACACCTTCCGGCATCGCGGTCTATTTATCGAACAAAACGGCTAAACTATTGCGGGATAACCAGTTCTTGTCCCGGAAAGATCTTGTCGGGATCGTTGAGTTTGTCGCGGTTGGCTTCGAAGATCGCCTGCCACGTGACGCCGTATTTTCCGCCGATCTTGCTCAGGTTGTCGCCCGATTGGACCGTGTAGGTGTTGACTGCGGCTTCCGGTGCCGAGACGTTGAGGACGAGGTCTCCGGCGCGATAGTCGGGATCGATTCGTCCGTATTCATCCCACAGAGCCTGTTTGGCTTCCGCCGTCGGTGCCGCGCCCTCGATGTGAAGGACGCCGTCGCCTTCGTTGATGACCATATCAGCAACGCTCAGGCTGCCCGCCAAGTCGATAAGTGATTGATACTTTTCAGCTAATGACATATTAAATTGCCTCCCTAAAACTATTTGCCTTTCGCAAGCTGGTTGTCGATCTTGCCGGGTGCCGCCTCGTTGGCCGCCTGGACGCACTCGCCGAACTTCGCATCGGAGACCGTTCCCCGGAGAGTCGCTTTCCCGTCCTTCATTTCAACCGTTGCACCGGTGCAGCCTTTGGCTTTCCAAGCGTCTTCGATCTTCGTCTTCACGGCCGTATCCGTTCCGCTGGACATATTGGCAACCGGCGTCGGTGTGCCCTTGTTGGCATTGGCATTGGCATTGGCGTTGTTGGCCGCGCCGCCGCCGCAACCGGCGAGAAGCATCGAAGCAAACAAGCTGAGAACAACTAAGAATTTCATTTTCTTTATTCCTCCAAAAACTTTCCTTTTATCTTTGTTTTCAATCATTTCGCCGAAGCGCATCGCGCGCGGCGGCAAATCTGTTTCCCTGAAATCAAACCGATTTTCGGGATCCTACTATCGTACTTGGGGCTAGTGAAAACCAGTTTATACTATTTTCAAAAAAATTCTAGTCAAATTCCAGCGAAAACACTTCCTCCGCGATTTGACGCGCGACTTCGAATGAGTTTAGTCCCGATCTCACGACAAAATGCCAATCGGCGAGGCAGTAGAGTTTCTGTCTTTCTTCGAACAGCCGGAACGTTTCAGCCTTGTTCCGCGCGAGCGGCCGGACGCGTTTTGAGTTGACGATGTTGAGCCAGCAATGATCGAAACTGGTCTCGAGCCAAATCGATGTAAACTTCCGGTCTTTGATCAACCGGCGGTTCGCCGGAACGGTCCAGGCGCCGCCGCCAAGCGCAACGATCCGCGCGCCGGATTCTAGGATGGCACCGAGAACTTCAGATTCGATGCGCCGAAATTCGTCGATGCCGTGCTCGTCGATGATGTTCGCGATCGACTTTCTTTCGCGATCAGCGATCGCCGCGTCGAGGTCGGTCTTGTCGCACCCGAGCATCGACGCCAAATGTCTGGCGACGGTAGATTTGCCGACACCCATAAAACCGGTCAGCACGATGCGAATTTCTTCAGCCATTTTTGACTCTCCGCGTCCCGCACATCGAATCATCCGCAAACGCTTCGAAGCGTCTCAAAGAATTCCGGAAACGAGACCGCCGCGCAATCCGCGCCGTCGATCTCGGTCTCTCCGTCGGCGAAAAGTCCGGCGACGGCAAAGGCCATCGCGATCCGGTGATCGTCGAAACTGTCGATTCGCGCGCCTCTCAGCTTCGACTTCGCGATCCGGAACCCGTCTTCGAATTCCTCGACGTTCGCGTTCATCCGACGGAGGTTCTCGACGACCGAGGCAATGCGGTCCGATTCCTTGACGCGAAGCTCGCGCGCGCCGCGAATCTCGATCCCGCTTTCTACCTGCGTTCCGAACACCGCGAGAATCGGGATCTCATCAATGATGTTGGCGATGATGTCCCCGTCGATCAGGTTCGAGCGCGTGTCGCCCTTCAAATGATTCGCGCCGCAAACCCGGAGATTTCCGACGGGTTCTCCTGAAAGCTCCGATTCGCCGAACCGCTCGATGTTCGCGCCAAAGCGCTGCAGGACATCGATCACGGCCGTTCGCGTCGGATTCAGACCGACATTTTCGATCAGAAGCCCGGACCCGGGAAGACAACTCGCTGCGACTAGGAAGAAAGCCGCTGACGACACGTCCGACGGCACCCGAAAATCGCGCGCCGACAGTTTCGCATCGCCGGAAATCGATACACGGCCGTCCGGACCGCAAACGACATCGGCGCCGAACCAGCGGAGCATTCGTTCGGTGTGATCGCGAGTCAGCGCGATTTGGGATTTTCGATTTGGGATCTCGGATTTGATGCCGGAATCGACACAATTCGCGGAATCGATGAAATCCCGCTCCGCAACCGACGTCGTGCCGGCGGCGTATAGCCCAGCGAGGAGGACACAGGATTTTACCTGTGCGCTGGCGACGGGCATTTTGTAGTCTATCGCCTTGAGCGGTCGTTTTCCGCGAATCGTCAGCGGCAGACGATTGTCGGCCGAATCGAACGAAGCGCCCATTTGCGTAAGGGGTTCGATGACACGTTTCATCGGGCGTTTTGAAAGACTCGCGTCGCCGGTCAGCGTCGTTTCAAAGTCCTGGCCGGCAAGGATTCCGGAGATCAGGCGGACAGTCGTTCCGGAGTTGCCGCAGTCGAGCGGTTCGGCCGACCGCTTCAGCCCGTATTTCCCGACACCTTTGACGCGCACGGTCGAGCCGGCGCGTTCGATGCCGACGCCCAACTGTTCGAAACAGGCGAGCGTCGAGGCGCAATCGACGCTCGACCCGAAATTCGTGATCGTCGTTTCGCCCTCCGCGATCGACGCGAACATCGCCGCGCGGTGCGAGATCGACTTGTCGCCGGGAAGCGAGATCGCGCCGATGATAGAATTTGCCGAAGAGACCTTCATATCGTCCAATTCGAACTTTCGAACGTCTAACTTAGCAAATAGCGTTCAAGGGGTAAATCTAGCCAATGAATATTAAGTTGATCGTGATTGTTCTTGCTCTCGCTGTCGGTGCGTTCGGACAGACAAGCCTGACGGTCGGGTCGGGCAGCGGCGACGGACGATTTCGCGGACAGCAGATCGTTGACGTATGGGCGGATCCGTATCCGGCCGGTCAGATCTTCGACCGCTGGGTCGGCGACACGCACCTTCTCGCGAGACCCGACGAATGGCACGCGAAGGTCCGAACCGGTACGAAAAATATCAATCTCAATGCGACTTACAGAACGGTTCCGGCGTGGCTGCCGGTCGGTCCGGAAAACATCGGCTCGACGCAGATGCGTTATTTTTTTCCGGCGAACCCGGTCGGCATCGTCTTTCACTTTCACGGCTCGGGCGGGAGTATGAACGGCCTTTTCAGTTCAAGCGAGCAAACGATCTTCGCACGCGAACTGGTTGCCGAAGGCTACGCGGTCGTATCGATGAACAGCAGCGACCGTGTCAACGCTCAATGGAACACGTCACTGCCGCCGAACAATCCCGACGTCATCAATGTCGAGGCCGCGATCGCCAGCTTCATTTCGCGCGGCTTGATCACGAATCAAACGCCGGTCTTCGCGAGCGGTATTTCGAACGGCGGCGCGTTCGCCCCAAGGGTTTCGCTTTTTCTCGGCTTCCGGGGAACCGCGGTTTACATCGCGACGTCGAACGCGACGATAATGCAGAACACAACCGCCGCAACCATCTGGTGCATTATGCAAAACGACTCGACGCTCGCGCCCGGAAGCGTTCAGGAAGCGCTGAATAACTACAACGTGCTCCGCGGCCGCGGAATTCGCGCAGAATATAACGTCCTGCGGCCGTCGCCGGTTTTCCCCGAGCGTTTTCGAAGAATTCCCGGCCTCAACACGGCTGATTCGATCAATATCTACAA is a genomic window of Acidobacteriota bacterium containing:
- a CDS encoding insulinase family protein is translated as MKTFWKRGFVLATVFALAAIAVPAQPKPAGGLSVPVTYYRLPNGLRVVLSPEKSAPLVTVAVYYNIGFRIEPKDRTGFAHLFEHLMFQGSKNLGKMEYIKLVENNGGVLNGSTRFDFTNYFAVVPSHKLETLLWAEADRMRGLDITDENLKNQQGVVSNEVIVNVLNQPYGTFPWIDLPMAAFQNWYNSHNFYGELKDIEAATLGDSKTFFDKYYSPKNAVLVVVGDFDEPEAKQFVSKYFANIPAQAPDALPDISEPRQEAERTVSRTDKLANKPAVAFGYQMPKRGTPEYFAMGLIDQIMLQGEDSLIHQEFVKKKGYAGGVGGGINAYLGNMFNYNGPMLFAMDMIHDDKYTADEIKASLDEVVRQLQTQPVAQKDIDRAIVKLRSGLYDTLQQFGGFGRADLLASFALFDDRPQNINQIEANFRKVTPALIQKTAREYLRSTNRTVVIVNPETKGGKND
- a CDS encoding insulinase family protein; translated protein: MTDFGFSILDLGLRFRMRFCLSAAMVFLAASAVFAQKETPPVGGQPKPFVFPAQENFTLPNGMKVTLVQYGSVPKVAIQAYIYTGTKDDSKGKKGVSQTTADMLKEGTKTRTSEEIARSMAEMGGSLNVGAGTDNTVIGGEVLSEFDVRFLTLVSDVIMNPNFRAGDLERLRANKLRQLAVASTQAQNVAWERFREMIFPDHPYGQVNPTDSEVKSYTLDDIRNFHLANYGAARTHLYIVGKFNAAAVRNIVEKAFSGWKAGAKQERNPPKTAVKRSFAKVDRPGAQQSTLYVGMPAPDQSDPDYVKFVVMDSILGGAFGSRITSNIREDKGYTYSPGSAVWTRYKTGYWYESADVKTENTGDSIKEILFEVNRMRTEPVSEAELQGIKNNMVGIYVLQNSSRFGVIGQLETMNYHELPKSFIDDYVKRVVSVTAADVQAMAKKYLTEDRMTIVVVGDLAKVNDQLKPYE
- a CDS encoding type IV pilus twitching motility protein PilT, encoding MDALFHAMSEIGASDLHMSVSMPPMVRKDGKMKVLPSNEQTLTSESARELLTSIMPSKNQEEFSERNDTDFAYEIPGLARFRANIFMDRKGMGGVFRIIPTKILTAQQLGLSPAIMNLCELSKGLVVVTGPTGSGKSTTLCAMVDHINKQRDDHIITIEDPIEFVHENQQCLVNQREVHNHTDSFKNALRAALREDPDILLVGEMRDLETISIAIETAETGHLVFGTLHTTTAASTVDRIIDQFPADRQQQIRVMLSESLKGVIAQTLLPKKGGGRVAALEVLIVTPAISNLIREGKTFQIPSAMQTGKNHGMVMLNDALFAHVQNGLVEPRDAYIKAVDKTTFESMLTRGGFKI
- a CDS encoding LysM peptidoglycan-binding domain-containing protein, producing MSLAEKYQSLIDLAGSLSVADMVINEGDGVLHIEGAAPTAEAKQALWDEYGRIDPDYRAGDLVLNVSAPEAAVNTYTVQSGDNLSKIGGKYGVTWQAIFEANRDKLNDPDKIFPGQELVIPQ
- a CDS encoding shikimate kinase, with amino-acid sequence MAEEIRIVLTGFMGVGKSTVARHLASMLGCDKTDLDAAIADRERKSIANIIDEHGIDEFRRIESEVLGAILESGARIVALGGGAWTVPANRRLIKDRKFTSIWLETSFDHCWLNIVNSKRVRPLARNKAETFRLFEERQKLYCLADWHFVVRSGLNSFEVARQIAEEVFSLEFD
- the aroA gene encoding 3-phosphoshikimate 1-carboxyvinyltransferase → MKVSSANSIIGAISLPGDKSISHRAAMFASIAEGETTITNFGSSVDCASTLACFEQLGVGIERAGSTVRVKGVGKYGLKRSAEPLDCGNSGTTVRLISGILAGQDFETTLTGDASLSKRPMKRVIEPLTQMGASFDSADNRLPLTIRGKRPLKAIDYKMPVASAQVKSCVLLAGLYAAGTTSVAERDFIDSANCVDSGIKSEIPNRKSQIALTRDHTERMLRWFGADVVCGPDGRVSISGDAKLSARDFRVPSDVSSAAFFLVAASCLPGSGLLIENVGLNPTRTAVIDVLQRFGANIERFGESELSGEPVGNLRVCGANHLKGDTRSNLIDGDIIANIIDEIPILAVFGTQVESGIEIRGARELRVKESDRIASVVENLRRMNANVEEFEDGFRIAKSKLRGARIDSFDDHRIAMAFAVAGLFADGETEIDGADCAAVSFPEFFETLRSVCG